In Sulfurisphaera javensis, a single genomic region encodes these proteins:
- the rimI gene encoding ribosomal protein S18-alanine N-acetyltransferase, whose translation MVIITNVTEADLPKVYEVEVESFEDPYPYSLLKAYYYLSRELFLVAKEGERVLGYSLGIIQFGYRGHVVSIAVKTEFRERGIGKLLLMELERKFREYKCTYSYLEVNYKNIAAIQFYNKLGYKVVKLQKNYYGKGKHAFIMVKSFIGDKGFE comes from the coding sequence GTGGTAATTATAACTAATGTAACCGAAGCAGATTTGCCGAAGGTATATGAGGTGGAAGTTGAAAGCTTTGAAGATCCGTATCCTTATTCCTTGCTAAAAGCATATTATTATTTGTCTCGTGAATTGTTTCTAGTGGCAAAAGAAGGAGAAAGAGTGTTAGGCTACAGCTTAGGGATAATTCAGTTTGGATACAGAGGACATGTCGTATCTATCGCTGTTAAAACTGAATTTAGGGAGAGGGGAATAGGAAAATTATTACTCATGGAGTTAGAACGTAAATTTAGGGAATATAAATGTACTTACTCTTATCTAGAAGTCAATTACAAAAATATAGCAGCAATACAGTTTTATAATAAGCTAGGTTATAAGGTAGTTAAGTTACAGAAAAACTATTACGGAAAAGGAAAGCACGCCTTTATAATGGTTAAAAGTTTTATAGGAGATAAAGGTTTTGAATGA
- a CDS encoding mRNA surveillance protein pelota, with translation MKILEFDDKKGIMKLHVENEDDLWVLHLILKKGDKVIAKTTRDVSMGKESRRVPMIIELEVEHTEFQSFTSRLRIHGKIMDAPERFGIKGAYHTINLDIGDEIVIEKTHWSKFELDKIKRQSEKRIKLLIVLVDFDEYLIALPMTQGIRILSEKSLRTPNKEEESIIEDNAKEVANEILSYVNSLRIEIVLLAGPGPFKEIVSKYLKNIKVYIDSVSSATRAGLNEILRRDIIDQINRDYELSEETKIMEKIMENLAKNTGLVAYGKDEVKKTAEYGAIDKLLVIEDLLSPENEEERIQIEEIMENVENKNGEVLIVPKDSPIYYEVKNLTGLIALLRFRIN, from the coding sequence ATGAAGATTTTAGAGTTTGATGATAAGAAAGGCATAATGAAATTACATGTAGAGAACGAGGATGATCTGTGGGTATTACATTTAATTCTAAAGAAAGGAGACAAAGTAATTGCAAAAACTACTAGAGATGTTAGCATGGGCAAGGAAAGTAGAAGAGTGCCTATGATAATAGAACTTGAGGTCGAACACACAGAATTTCAGTCTTTTACAAGTAGGTTAAGGATTCATGGTAAAATAATGGATGCGCCAGAAAGATTCGGAATAAAAGGAGCTTATCATACTATAAACCTCGATATAGGTGACGAAATAGTTATCGAAAAAACACACTGGAGTAAATTTGAGTTAGATAAAATAAAAAGACAATCAGAGAAACGCATAAAGCTTTTGATAGTCTTAGTTGACTTTGATGAATATCTTATTGCATTACCGATGACACAAGGAATAAGAATCTTGTCAGAGAAGTCTTTAAGGACACCAAATAAGGAAGAAGAAAGCATTATCGAAGATAATGCTAAGGAAGTTGCAAATGAGATTTTATCTTACGTAAACTCACTAAGAATAGAAATAGTATTACTTGCTGGTCCAGGACCATTTAAAGAAATAGTATCTAAATACCTTAAAAATATAAAAGTTTACATAGACAGTGTCTCATCGGCAACAAGAGCGGGATTGAATGAAATTCTCAGAAGAGATATTATTGACCAAATAAATAGAGATTATGAATTATCAGAAGAAACAAAAATAATGGAGAAAATAATGGAGAATTTAGCTAAAAATACTGGATTAGTGGCTTATGGAAAGGATGAAGTTAAGAAGACTGCCGAGTATGGAGCTATCGATAAATTATTAGTCATAGAAGATTTATTATCACCAGAGAATGAAGAAGAAAGAATACAAATAGAAGAAATAATGGAAAATGTAGAGAATAAAAATGGTGAGGTGCTCATAGTCCCTAAAGATTCGCCAATTTATTATGAAGTGAAGAACTTAACTGGACTAATAGCTTTACTTAGATTTAGAATAAACTAA